From Thermoplasmata archaeon, a single genomic window includes:
- a CDS encoding VOC family protein codes for MAKIESLSHVGVFVRDQKKAKEFYTKKLGLAVRASIPKMGYLALGATKGGKDASLNLWQPTREMWGPDYENALKQIGGVTGIGFLTTNLAKTLETLKAKGVKVQDPGEEGMATVFDPDGNALFVFEPPKPKVRRAGLRSLEFVTIASRDANRAGEFFTKALGMKSKKLPQEGMTEYRLTPGGTALTPFTPNPEFYKDPKDFENDMAHIGENTSIMFSTKDIYGVQDRLTGRGVRFQKKAAKAEWGGIDAEFLDPDDNRYALIQEMPENR; via the coding sequence TTGGCGAAGATCGAGTCGCTCAGCCATGTCGGTGTGTTCGTGCGTGACCAGAAGAAGGCGAAGGAGTTCTACACGAAGAAGCTCGGCCTCGCGGTCCGCGCTTCCATCCCCAAGATGGGCTACCTGGCCCTCGGAGCCACGAAGGGCGGGAAGGATGCCAGCCTGAACCTCTGGCAGCCGACACGCGAGATGTGGGGTCCCGACTACGAGAACGCGCTCAAGCAAATCGGCGGGGTCACGGGCATCGGGTTCCTGACGACGAACTTGGCGAAGACTCTCGAGACGCTGAAAGCGAAGGGCGTGAAGGTGCAGGACCCGGGTGAAGAGGGCATGGCGACGGTCTTCGATCCCGACGGCAACGCCCTGTTCGTGTTCGAACCGCCCAAGCCCAAGGTGCGCCGCGCGGGCCTGCGCTCCCTGGAGTTCGTGACGATTGCGTCCCGCGACGCGAATCGGGCGGGCGAGTTCTTCACGAAGGCCTTGGGCATGAAGAGCAAGAAGCTGCCCCAGGAGGGGATGACCGAGTACCGGCTCACCCCGGGCGGCACGGCCCTGACGCCCTTCACGCCGAACCCGGAATTCTACAAGGACCCGAAGGACTTCGAGAACGACATGGCCCACATCGGGGAGAACACCTCGATCATGTTTTCCACGAAGGACATCTATGGGGTGCAGGACCGACTCACGGGCCGCGGCGTGCGCTTCCAAAAGAAGGCCGCGAAGGCGGAGTGGGGCGGGATCGACGCGGAGTTCCTCGACCCCGACGACAACCGGTACGCGCTGATCCAGGAGATGCCGGAGAACCGCTAG